TGCACATGGCTCAAACGACAAAATTTATCATCCTGTAACAGTTGCACAAGCTGCGGATGAATTGTTAAGTTTAGATGGTGTAGAAGCTTCTTACGTGGTTGCACGTAGAGAAGATGACCTAGTCGGTATTTCTGCCCGCTCGCTCGGTTCTATTAACGTCCAACTGACAATGGAAGCGTTAGGAGGCGGCGGTCATTTAACCAATGCTGCAACTCAAATCAAAGGTGTATCAGTAGAAGAAGCAGTACAACAATTACAACAAGCGATAGATGAACAAATGAGTAGGAGTGAAGAAGCATGAAAGTAATTTTTACACAAGATGTTAAAGGTAAAGGCAAAAAAGGTGAAGTTAAAGACGTACCAGTAGGTTATGCAAATAACTTCTTATTCAAGAAAAACGTTGCTGTAGAAGCAACTCCAGGTAATTTAAAACAATTGCAACAACAAAATAAACGCGCTGAACAAGAAAGAGAACAAGAAATTGAAGACGCTAAAGCATTGAAGAAAAAATTAGAAGATATCGAAGTTGAAGTAACAGCTAAATCAGGCGAAGGCGGCAAACTCTTCGGTTCTGTCAGCACTAAACAAATCGCACAAGCCTTACAAAAACAACACGATATCAAAATTGATAAACGTAAAATGGACTTACCGAATGGTATCCATGCGTTAGGTTATACAAATGTACCTGTTAAATTAGATAAAGAAGTCGATGGTACAATTCGTGTCCACACTGTAGAACAATAAGTTTGAAATGGAATAAATCAGAGGTGTAATCATAATGGATGGAATGTACGAACAAAACCAAATGCCGCATAACAATGAGGCTGAGCAATCTGTCTTAGGTGCCATTATTATTGATCCGCAGCTCATCGGGGAAACTCAGGGAGTCTTACTTCCTGAGTCCTTTTATAGAGGCGCACACCAACACATTTTCCGTGCGATGATGCACCTCTCTGAGGAAAATAGTGATATTGATGTCGTTACCTTGATGGATCAGCTGACATCAGAAGGAACATTAAGTGAAGCGGGCGGACCGCAGTACTTGGCTGAATTAGCTAATAAAGTACCGACAACCCGCAATATTGAATATTATCGAGAAATCGTCTATAAGCTTGCAGCGAAACGTAATTTGATTCGTGTTGCGGACCAAATTGCGAAAGACGGTTATGATACAGAACTCGATTTAGATGACATTTTAAGTGATGCCGAAAGAAAAATTTTAGAACTCTCTGCCACAAGAGAATCAGAAGGCTTTAAAGATATCAGGGATGTCTTAGGTCAGGTTTATGAGAATGCCGAAGAGCTCGATCAAAATAGCGGCCAGACTCCTGGTATTCCTACAGGTTATCGAGATTTAGACCAAATGACAGCCGGTTTCAACCGCAATGATTTAATCATTTTAGCAGCCCGCCCATCAGTAGGTAAGACTGCCTTCGCTTTAAATATTGCGCAAAAGGTTGCGACTAATGAAGGCAACTACACTGTAGGTATCTTCTCTCTTGAGATGGGTGCTGATCAGTTGGCTACACGTATGATTTGTAGCTCAGGAAACGTAGACTCTAACCGTTTACGTACAGGTACAATGACTGAAGAAGACTGGAATCGCTTTACAGTAGCTGTCGGTAAATTGTCTAGAACGAAAATCTTTATTGATGATACGCCAGGTATACGTATTACAGATTTACGTTCGAAATGCCGCCGTTTAAAGCAAGAGCATGGTTTAGATATGATTGTAATCGACTACTTGCAGTTGATTATGGGAAGCGGTTCTCGTATGTCAGACAACCGTCAACAAGAAGTATCTGAGATTTCCAGAACGCTCAAAGCCATAGCACGTGAACTTGAATGCCCTGTTATTGCATTAAGTCAGTTATCACGTGGTGTGGAACAACGACAAGATAAACGTCCAATGATGAGTGATATCCGTGAATCTGGTTCCATCGAGCAAGATGCCGATATTGTAGCCTTTTTATACCGTGATGATTATTACAATCGCGAAGGAGACGAAGACGACGATGATGGTGGCATGGAACCTGTAGCGAATGATGATAACGGCGAAATCGAAGTCATTATTGCTAAACAACGTAACGGTCCAACCGGTACCGTTAAATTACACTTCATGAAACAATACAATAAATTTACAGATATTGATTATGCACATGCAGATATGATGTAAATTACGGGAGGTTGAAACTAGATTTCAACCTCTTTTTTTAGGTTTGAAAAAATTTTTTGGAGAGTGAAAAAATAAATTTTTACGTACAATTATAGTTGGATGTATATTAATGTACGGTTTTAAGTCGATTTAAAAGAAGGTAAATGTCAATAAGTATGTGTAACATTCTTGATGAAATAAGTCTTAAAACACCATTAATAAAGGCGTGAAGGCATTTTGTCGCTGAAATCGATGAAGTGCTTTTTGTCTAAAAACTGTAAAAAATAATGTTCGTTTTCTATTTGCATTACACGCTTACAATTGATAGAATACTTAATGGTTAATTGAGAATAACTTGGAGGTGCTCTTATGTCATCAATCGTAGTTGTTGGGACACAATGGGGAGACGAAGGTAAAGGTAAAATTACAGACTTTTTAGCAGAACAAGCAGACGTGATTACACGTTTTTCAGGCGGTAACAACGCTGGTCATACAATCAAATTTGGCGGCGAAACTTACAAATTGCACTTAGTACCATCAGGAATTTTTTATCAAGATAAACTTTCAGTGATTGGTAACGGTGTAGTTGTAGATCCTGTTGCTTTATTGAAAGAGTTGGATGCATTAAACGAACGCGGTATTCCAACAAATAATTTGCGCATTTCAAACCGTGCTCAAGTTATTTTGCCTTACCACTTATTACAAGATGAGTATGAAGAACGTCTTCGCGGCGATAACAAAATCGGTACGACTAAGAAAGGTATCGGCCCAGCATACGTTGATAAAGCACAAAGAATCGGAATCCGTATGGCGGATTTATTAGACAAAGAAACTTTTGAAAGATTATTAAAATCAAATCTTGAATACAAATCAGCATACTTCAAAGGTATGTTTAACGAAGAAGCTCCTGCTTTCGAAGATATCTTCGAAGAATATTACGCAGCAGGTCAACGTTTGAAAGAATATGTAACAGACACACCTAAAATCTTAGATGACGCTTTAGCAGCAAATGAACGTGTGTTATTCGAAGGCGCGCAAGGTGTAATGCTTGATATCGACCATGGTACATATCCGTTCGTTACATCAAGCAACCCGATTGCTGGTAACGTAACTGTCGGCGGTGGCGTAGGTCCAACTGCAGTATCTAAAGTAATCGGTGTATGTAAATCATATACTTCACGTGTGGGTGACGGTCCATTCCCTACTGAATTATTTGATGAAGATGGTCATCACATCCGTGAAGTCGGTCGTGAATACGGTACAACTACAGGTCGTCCTCGTCGTGTCGGCTGGTTCGACTCAGTCGTATTACGTCATTCACGTCGCGTGAGTGGTATTACTGATTTATCTATCAACTCAATTGACGTTTTAACTGGTTTAGACACTGTTAAAATTTGCGTGGCTTATGAGTTGGATGGAAAAGAAATCACTGAATACCCTGCGAACTTAAATGACTTGAAACGTTGCAAACCTATCTATGAAGAATTACCTGGATGGACAGAAGATATTACAGGCGTACAATCTTTAGAAGCACTTCCAGAAAATGCACGCCATTATTTAGAACGTATTTCTGAGCTTTCTGGTGTAGGCATTTCAATCTTCTCAGTAGGTCCTGATCGTACACAAACAAACATGTTAAAACCTTTATGGTCATAATTGGATAAAAAAGACGTGCATATCATGAAGATGTGTACGTTTTTTTTATATATGAGTTGAATGTTTTGTATATTGTGATTGGTGGTCTTGTGGGATTGGGCAGCGGCGGGTCGATTTAGACACTAGTTAGGCGAAAGTGTCTAGAAAAGGGTATAATCTAGACACAAGTTTTTGGGAAGTGTCTAGAAAAGGGTATAATCTAGACACAAGTTTTTGGGAAGTGTCTAGAAAAGGGTATAATCTAGACACAAGTTTTTGGGAAGTGTCTAGAAAAGCATGTAATCTAGACACAAGTTTTTGGGAAGTGTCTAGAAAAGCATGTAATCTAGACACAAGATTTAGAGAAGTGTCTAGAAAAGCATGTAATCTAGACACAAGTTTTTGGGAAGTGTCTAGAAAAGGGTATAATCTAGACACAAGATTCCGAGAAGTGTCTAGAAAAGGGCGTAATCTAGACACAAGATTCCGAGAAGTGTCTAGAATCCTCTGCATTCCCCGCCGGTCCGTCGCTCCATCACATTACACGTCCAGCCACCCCACACCTGCCCTCTAATTTAGTGAATATCTTTCTTGCGATGATGACCGCCACGTACTTCAGAAACATTACCGAAGGACAAGAAGGCGTTCGGATCGATTTGCATCACAAACTCTTTCAATTTGGCTTCTTCGACACGTGTGATAACACAGAAAACGACTTTACGCGGTTCGCCAGTATAAGCGCCCTCCGCATTTAAGTAAGTCACCCCACGCCCAAGACGGTCATTGATGGCTTCTCCGATTTCTTTATAATCATCACTGATAATCCAGACGGCTTTCGACTCATCGAGACCGACAAGTATCAAATCAATCATCTTGAACGCGATAAAGTAGGCTACAAAGCTGTACATCGCACTTTCCCAAGTGAAAATAAATCCTGCAAGCGCAAAGATGAAGAAGTTGAAAATCATGACGATTTCACCTACGGAAAAAGGAACTTTATTGTTCAAGAGGATAGACATGATTTCGGTACCATCCATCGTACCGCCTGCACGTATTACCAACCCTACGCCGATTCCGACAATAGCTCCGCCGAAAATAGTGATGAGAAGCGGTTCTTTAACTACAGCTTGTACGGGATGCAAGAGTGTGGTACCTACAGAAAGAATGGTAATTGCATATAAAGTAGAGATAGCAAACGTCTTACCTATTTGTTTATATCCTAAAAAGAAAAACGGTAAATTGAGTATGAAAATAAATAGGCCGAGCGACCATCCTGTTAAGTGGGATAAAATAATTGAGATACCGACAATGCCTCCATCAAGCAATTTGTTCGGCACTAAGAAAAGTTCCAGCCCTGCAGCTGTAAGTAATGCACCTATGGTTAAAAATAATATGCGGACAACAATTTGTGTGAGTGATAATTTTTTCTCTTTTCTGTTATGACCCCCAGAAATAGTAGTATGTTCCATAAATTTCCTCCTAAATTGGGTTATGTAAAAATTATACAAAAAAACTTTAAAAATAGCTTGTGTTTTTTAATACCGCTTGATATAATCAATCTTGTGCTTAAGAAATGGCTCCTTGGTCAAGCGGTTAAGACACCGCCCTTTCACGGCGGTAACACGGGTTCGAGTCCCGTAGGAGTCACCATTTCTGGTCTCGTAGTGTAGCGGTTAACACGCCTGCCTGTCACGCAGGAGATCGCGGGTTCGATTCCCGTCGAGACCGTATATTGCTCATCCAATAGGGTGGGCAATTTTTTTATGCTTTTTTATTAATATTATGTAAAGATTTTAAAAATCCATTCACTGACATAGGTTTCTAAAAAAGCTGCGATGATAATTAATGGTAACCCAATCAGTACAAATGCTTTAATCAAATTGAGAAGCGCTTCTTTAAGAGAATAGTTTTCTTTTTTATTGCTGCGAAATAGATTAGTAATTTTTCGAATAATAGCTTGATTAACCTTATATAATCCACTCGCCACAACGCATAAACCAAACATCTCAAATGTATAGTGAGGTATAGTTGCAATAATAGCTATAAAGCCACGGTAAGGCGTAAAGTTAAGTAAAAATCCCAATAATACTCCTGGAAGTACAGCGGTAAAAATTGTGTTTAATAAATAAAGGAGAGGGATAGGTATGAGCGCTAAGATAAACATTTGAGACGGTACTCTCAGTCCATTTTCATAAATAAATCCCCATACTTTGTGTAAACCAGCTTCATGGTCAAGATGCTCAGGTATTTTGTCTCCAATACTTTTAAGTGTATTGAATGAAGGATGAAATATGTAAGCTAAGATGATGCTGAGTACGAGAAAACAAGTCATCAACAGAAACATTTTCAGTGCTCGTTTAAGATAAGTTGAATCAGATAGCATATATAAACTCCTCTGTATTTAATCTCTCCCTTCAGTATAACAAACTAATTACAGAATTCAGGATTAATACCGTTCCTCATCCCAACCCGTCCCCTATCCCTTCATAAACAATTTACAATGCGAATGAGCGATGAGATGCTATAATATATCCGTATGCATGACTCTTTCAGTAAATCACATTTACCATTTTTAAACAGTAACCACGTTTTACCTTCTGCGCTTTTATCACTTTCTATACAATATTTTTGTTCAATTGTCGACAATCCTTTTAAATTTGTTAGGAAAATAGAATTGGTACGTCAAAAATGGTAAATTATATAGTAGATACTTATGTAAATTTATAATAGATTCATGTACGATTATTTAAGATTAGAAATGAGGTTTAGGATTATGGCGAGAAAAGTAGTTGTAGTAGACGATGAAAAACCTATTGCTGATATTCTAGAATTTAATTTGAAAAAAGAAGGTTATGAAGTCTTTTGTGCATATGATGGGAATGATGCAATCGACTTAATTTATGAAGAAGAACCAGATATCGTACTTTTAGATATTATGCTTCCTGGACGTGATGGCATGGAGGTTTGTCGTGAAGTCCGCAAGAAGTACGAAATGCCGATTATTATGTTGACTGCAAAAGACTCTGAAATTGATAAAGTCTTAGGACTTGAACTTGGTGCGGATGACTATGTAACCAAACCATTCAGCACACGTGAATTGATTGCACGTGTTAAAGCGAATTTGCGTCGTCGTAATACACAACCGGCACAAGAAGCGGAGAATGCACCAAATGAAATTACGATTAAAGATATCGTGATTTATCCAGATGCATACTCTATTAAGAAACGCGGTAAAGATATCGAATTGACACACCGTGAATTCGAATTGTTCCACTATCTAGCAAACCATATGGGACAAGTAATGACACGTGAACACTTATTACAAACAGTGTGGGGCTATGATTACTTCGGCGATGTTCGTACTGTCGATGTAACTATCAGACGTTTAAGAGAAAAAATTGAAGATGATCCGTCACATCCAGAATATATTGTGACACGCCGTGGCGTTGGATATTTCCTTCAACAACATGACTGAGGCCGTATTTTATGAAATGGCTTAAACAGTTCCAATCCTTACACACGAAACTCGTTATTGTTTATGTGCTGTTGATTATCATCGGTATGCAGATTATTGGTTTATATTTTACTAATAACTTAGAACGAGAATTGACACAGACCTTTAAGAACAATATTTCGCAATATGCGAAGCAGATCGAGATTAATGTGGAAAAGGTAAAAGAAGAAGATAATTCGGATAATGGGCAAAAAGAGATACAAAATCTATTAAACGAATATGCCAATCGCCAAGAGATAGAACAAATTAATTATATTGACCGTAATCAAATTATCATTGCGACATCTAAACAATCTAGACAGAGCATTGTAAATCAAAAAGCCAATGATACATCTATACAAAAAGCTTTATCACTTGGTCAGCCTAATGATCATACAATGCTGAAAGACTACGGCAAAGGTAAACAACGTGTTTGGGTTTATAACTTGCCTGTTAAGTCATCCAAAGGTGTTATTGGCGATATTTATATTGAATCAGATATTGATAGCGTTTATGACCAATTAAACAACTTTAACCAAATCTTTATCGTTGGTACAGCAATTTCACTCTTTATCACAGGACTCTTAGGTTTCTTCATTGCCCGTACGATTACTAAACCGATTACGGATATGCGGAACCAAACCGTCGAAATGTCTAAGGGTAACTATACGCAGCGTGTGAAGATTTATGGTAACGATGAGATTGGTGAGCTTGCCTTAGCCTTCAACAACTTATCTAAACGTGTGCAAGAAGCACAAGCGAATACAGAGAGTGAGAAGCGGCGTCTGGACTCTGTTATCACGCATATGAGCGACGGGGTTATTGCGACCGATCGTCGTGGCCGTATCCGTATCGTTAATGATATGGCGCTTAAAATGTTAGGCATGGCAAAAGAAGATGTTATGGGCTACAACATGCTCAGCGTCTTAGACCTTGAAGATGAGTTTGCTTTGGATGAAATGCAAGAAAATAATAACAGCTTCTTGTTAGATATTAACGAAGAAGAAGGCATTATTGCGCGTGTCAGCTTCAGTACGATTGTGCAAGATACTGGCTTTGTGACAGGTTACATCGCAGTGCTGCATGACGTTACTGAACAACAACAAAATGAACGTGAACGCCGTGAGTTCGTAGCTAACGTTTCACACGAATTACGGACGCCATTAACATCGATGAACAGTTATCTTGAAGCCTTGGAAGAAGGCGCTTGGAAAGATGAGGAAATCGCACCGCAATTCTTATCTGTTACGAGAGAAGAAACCGTGCGTATGATTCGTCTGGTCAATGACTTGCTGCAATTATCTAAAATGGATAATGCGAATGAAGAAAATGCTTCAAACCAAGTGACGAAAGAAATCGTCGACTTTAATATGTTCATCAATAAGATTATTAACCGTCATGAAATGGCAGCCAAAGATGTTACATTTGTACGCGATATTCCAGACGAAACTATTTTTACAGAAATTGATCCAGATAAGATGACGCAAGTGTTTGATAACGTCATCACTAATGCGACGAAATATTCACGCGGCGATAAACGCGTAGAGTTTCATGTGAAACCTAATCCGCTCTATAATCGCATGACGATTCGTATCAAAGATAACGGCATCGGTATTCCGATTACTAAAGTAGATAAGATATTCGACCGTTTCTTCCGTGTTGATAAAGCACGTGCACGTAAAATGGGCGGTACAGGTCTAGGATTAGCGATTTCTAAAGAAATTGTGGAAGCACATAATGGCCGTATTTGGGCAAATAGTGTCGAAGGCCAAGGTACTTCAATCTTCATCACTTTACCGTGTGAAGTCATAGAAGATGGTGATTGGGATGAGGCATAAGGAAGCGGCGAAATCAGTCATTTTGACACTGCTCGTCTTGATGAGTATCGTGTTAACGTATTTAATGTGGAACTTTTCTCCGGATTTAGCGAATATAGAAAGCCAAGATAGTAAGAAGACTACAGAGAATACTATCAGCAAGCCGAATTCTGAAACCATGGATAGTGCTATCTCACCTTATCAAATTATCTATAATCACGGTGATAAGACGGATGGCGCCTTAGAAACACGTAAATTGAATCGCGATGTCGTAAAAATATTAAAGAACCAGAAGATTACGAGTGCGTCTGAAATTTATCATGACCATAACTTATTTATTCCAGAACTCAGTGATAATTTTGTAGCGCTGGATTTCACCTATGATATGCCTTTAACGACTTATCTAGGACAAGTTTTGAATATGGACACTAAGATTCCAAGCAAGTTCAAATTCAGTCGCTTGATTATTGACGCCGATCAAGAGAAAACGGCTGTGCTCTATGCTATCGGTAACGACCGTCATCATGTAATGCGCTTGAATACTTCCATTCCAAGCCGTACTGTGAAAAAGACGGTAAAAACCATCCAGCCTGAGCTTACACCGTTCTCTGAGATTATCACAGGTAAAGAAACCATTGATTCAGCTTCGCATATTTTTGCACCAGAGAAGCCTAAGCATTTGAAAAGCTATCGTACGATTTTCAATCATATCAGTGTAGAAACGATGAACTCTATTTTATTCAATGATTCCGTAGTGGTGCGTAGTTCTAAGAGCGGCAATACAACGTATAACAATAATACTGGTGTAGCTACTTATAATACGAAACGTGAATTCTATCGTTACACGAACTTATCAGAAGATGAATCCAAATCTAAGGATATGATTAAAACAATTCCAAGTACGTTCGACTTTATTAACAGTCACGGTGGCTTCACAGATGATTATCGCTTATTTGAAGCCGATCCGAAATCCGGAGAACTGACTTATCAAATGTTCCTAAATGGTATTCCAGTATTTAATAAAGATGATTTAAGTACGATTAAGACCTCTTGGGGAGAAAAAGGAATCTTCAGTTATGCGCGCTCATTATTGAAAACGAATATTACGATTGATAGTGGAGAAGATAAGAAGGATTTACCAGGTGCAGAAACTGTACGTTCTAATTTAGCCAACAACCCTAATCTCGACTTTAAAAAAGTAACGAATATGATTGTCGGCTACAAGATGCAAGAAAAAGATGATGATGACATCGAAGTTCAACGTACAAGTGAATATGTACCAGAATGGTATATTCAATATAATGGTAAATGGTATGTTTACGAGAATGGGGGTCTGCAAGAATGAACTGGAAATATGCTAAGACACTCTTTATTTTCGTATTCCTGATTATTAATATCAGCTTAGCCATTATGTATGTGAATAAAATTAATAAATCCCATATCAATGATGTAGAAGATACGAATGAAGTAGATTTCAAACAAGAAGAAATTAAAATTCCTAAAGAACTGCCGGATGCACGCGGTATTAAAGCACAACTTATTACAGGCCGTTCTAAAGATTTCAAAGACTACGCGAAATCCAAGTCTGATGTGAAATCAGAGGATGGCGGTAAAGTAGCAGCCGGTACAATCAGTCCGGCAATTAGCGTTTCTAAAGATCAAGTGACTGCACTTAAATCTTATATGAAAAATAATGTTTACAAAGGCGAATATTATCAGCTTTATAATACAGACGATAATGAAGCGGTCTTCGAACAAACTTATCATGGATTGCCTATCATGAATAACGATAAAGCAAAGTTGAAGTTCAAGATTAATGATAATGAGGAAGCCAGTAGTTATCATCAAAGAGCCATCGCTGAAATCGGACCTTCTAAAGGTGAAAATAACCGAGAAAAGCAAGTTGTGAGCGCACGTAAAGCGATTGAGGCTTTATATTACAACCGTTACTTGAAACGCAATGATGCCGTTACAAGCGTACGTTTAGGTTATTATTCAGTGGTTCGAGAAACGAACGTACAAGTCTTTCAAGCTAACTGGGAAATCAAGGTTAACCATTCAGATAAAAAAGGTGATAAAACCTACTATGTAGAAGCGACCTCTAAGAATCCTAAGATTATTGTGCGTTGAAGCCAAATTTTTCAATAAGAGTACCTGTCTTTTATGCGGGTGCTCTTTTCTTTTTACCTGCAAGGTAGGAAGTAAGGACAAAAAGGTGTATAATTGTAGAGTGAAATTTCGTTTTTAAGTGGTACGGCAGTGTACGGACACACAAACGGCAATATGACCATTGACATATCCTGTCATTGTAAGCCGTATTTTTAACAAAGTGTTTTAAATTTGTGATAATAGTATTAATGAACGTACGATAATATAAATTAAGATTTGGAAACTAGAAAGGGTGAATCGCTTGATACGTATGAGCGTACTTGCGAGTGGCAGTACAGGCAATGCCACTTATGTTGAAAGTGATAAAGGCAGCCTGCTTGTTGATGTCGGATTAACCGGCAAGAAGATGGAAGAACTCTTTGGCAAGATTGATAGAAATATTGCGGACTTGAACGGTATTTTAGTGACCCATGAACATGTCGACCATATTAAAGGTCTCGGCGTACTCGCGCGTAAATACAAATTACCGATTTATGCGAACGAGAAGACATGGAAAGCCATTGAAAAGAAAGATAGCAAGATCCCAATGGATCAGAAATTTATCTTCAACCCTTACGAAACGCATGAATTGGGTGGCTTTGATATCGAATCATTCAACGTCTCTCACGATGCGATTGATCCGCAATTTTACATCTTCCACAATAACTACAAGAAATTTACGATGATTACAGATACAGGTTACGTTTCAGATCGCATGAAAGGCATGATTCGTGGCAGTGATGCCTTCATGTTCGAAAGCAACCATGACGTAGATATGTTGCGCATGTGCCGTTACCCATGGAAGACGAAACAACGTATCTTGAGTGATATGGGCCATGTATCAAACGAAGATGCTGCAATGGCAATGTGTGACGTCATTACAGGCAATACGAAACGCATCTATCTGTCACACTTGTCACGCGATAACAATATGAAAGATTTGGCGCGCATGAGCGTAGGACAAGTCTTGAACCAACACGATATCGATACCAATAAAGAAGTATTGCTCTGCGATACAGATAAAGCAGAACCAACACCTATTTATACTCTTTAAATTAAACAAACACATTAAGACGACTCTCGGACAAACTATGACATCCGGGAGTCTTTTTCTATGGAAAAGAATACTTGGAGAGTGCAAACTGTTTAAAATTGCATGGTATAATTTGGGATGGAGAAACAAGGGTAATGAGTGGCAGTTATACACAGTTATATGTAAAGAAAGCATTAACTTGTGAATAACTATGTAAGACTCACCTCAAAGTTATTCACAAAAAGAGGACAAGTTACTCACAACTGTGCACAATCCACAAAGAAATACCCACATTATCAACAGAGTTATCCACATATTAACAAGTTAATCACAGAATTGAGGATGAAGTGAGTAAAAAAGTACTGAATTTATATACATAAGCCACTTATTAAGACAGAATCGTGTGTATAAGTGAATAACTTGTGGATAACTCGAATAACTTCTGAATATTTGGAGGATTCAAATGAAAATTACAGTTTTAGCTGTTGGTAAGTTAAAAGAAAAGTATTGGAAACAAGCGATAGCCGAATATCAAAAACGCTTAGGTGCTTACACTAAAATTGAAGTCATAGAAGTACCCGATGAAAAAGCACCCGAAAATATGAGCGATAAAGAAGTCGAACAAGTGAAACAAAAAGAAGGACAACGACTCTTAGCGAAAATCAAGCCGCAATCCACAGTGATTACATTAGAGATTAAAGGCAACATGTTAACATCAGAAGGGTTAGCGAAGAACTTGCAGCAACGTATGGTACAAGGACAAAGCGATTTTACTTTCGTGATCGGCGGCTCAAACGGCTTACATCAAGACGTTTTAGACAGAAGTAACTATGCCCTCTCATTCAGTAAAATGACCTTTCCACATCAAATGATGCGGGTAATACTGTTAGAGCAAGTATATAGAGCATTTAAGATAATGCGAGGAGAAGCGTATCACAAATGATACGTTTCCCCTCTATACATCTCCCGAAAGAGTAAGAATACAACTTTATTGTTTACCAATGCAAAAAATAGGAGTAGAATAGTTAAGTTAAACAATTTATTTGAGGATTCAAAATTAGTAGGGAGTAATTATTATGGATTTTTGGTTAA
Above is a genomic segment from Staphylococcus piscifermentans containing:
- the rplI gene encoding 50S ribosomal protein L9; the protein is MKVIFTQDVKGKGKKGEVKDVPVGYANNFLFKKNVAVEATPGNLKQLQQQNKRAEQEREQEIEDAKALKKKLEDIEVEVTAKSGEGGKLFGSVSTKQIAQALQKQHDIKIDKRKMDLPNGIHALGYTNVPVKLDKEVDGTIRVHTVEQ
- the dnaB gene encoding replicative DNA helicase, translated to MDGMYEQNQMPHNNEAEQSVLGAIIIDPQLIGETQGVLLPESFYRGAHQHIFRAMMHLSEENSDIDVVTLMDQLTSEGTLSEAGGPQYLAELANKVPTTRNIEYYREIVYKLAAKRNLIRVADQIAKDGYDTELDLDDILSDAERKILELSATRESEGFKDIRDVLGQVYENAEELDQNSGQTPGIPTGYRDLDQMTAGFNRNDLIILAARPSVGKTAFALNIAQKVATNEGNYTVGIFSLEMGADQLATRMICSSGNVDSNRLRTGTMTEEDWNRFTVAVGKLSRTKIFIDDTPGIRITDLRSKCRRLKQEHGLDMIVIDYLQLIMGSGSRMSDNRQQEVSEISRTLKAIARELECPVIALSQLSRGVEQRQDKRPMMSDIRESGSIEQDADIVAFLYRDDYYNREGDEDDDDGGMEPVANDDNGEIEVIIAKQRNGPTGTVKLHFMKQYNKFTDIDYAHADMM
- a CDS encoding adenylosuccinate synthase; the encoded protein is MSSIVVVGTQWGDEGKGKITDFLAEQADVITRFSGGNNAGHTIKFGGETYKLHLVPSGIFYQDKLSVIGNGVVVDPVALLKELDALNERGIPTNNLRISNRAQVILPYHLLQDEYEERLRGDNKIGTTKKGIGPAYVDKAQRIGIRMADLLDKETFERLLKSNLEYKSAYFKGMFNEEAPAFEDIFEEYYAAGQRLKEYVTDTPKILDDALAANERVLFEGAQGVMLDIDHGTYPFVTSSNPIAGNVTVGGGVGPTAVSKVIGVCKSYTSRVGDGPFPTELFDEDGHHIREVGREYGTTTGRPRRVGWFDSVVLRHSRRVSGITDLSINSIDVLTGLDTVKICVAYELDGKEITEYPANLNDLKRCKPIYEELPGWTEDITGVQSLEALPENARHYLERISELSGVGISIFSVGPDRTQTNMLKPLWS
- a CDS encoding YitT family protein, with translation MEHTTISGGHNRKEKKLSLTQIVVRILFLTIGALLTAAGLELFLVPNKLLDGGIVGISIILSHLTGWSLGLFIFILNLPFFFLGYKQIGKTFAISTLYAITILSVGTTLLHPVQAVVKEPLLITIFGGAIVGIGVGLVIRAGGTMDGTEIMSILLNNKVPFSVGEIVMIFNFFIFALAGFIFTWESAMYSFVAYFIAFKMIDLILVGLDESKAVWIISDDYKEIGEAINDRLGRGVTYLNAEGAYTGEPRKVVFCVITRVEEAKLKEFVMQIDPNAFLSFGNVSEVRGGHHRKKDIH
- a CDS encoding stage II sporulation protein M; translated protein: MLSDSTYLKRALKMFLLMTCFLVLSIILAYIFHPSFNTLKSIGDKIPEHLDHEAGLHKVWGFIYENGLRVPSQMFILALIPIPLLYLLNTIFTAVLPGVLLGFLLNFTPYRGFIAIIATIPHYTFEMFGLCVVASGLYKVNQAIIRKITNLFRSNKKENYSLKEALLNLIKAFVLIGLPLIIIAAFLETYVSEWIFKIFT
- the yycF gene encoding response regulator YycF, whose amino-acid sequence is MARKVVVVDDEKPIADILEFNLKKEGYEVFCAYDGNDAIDLIYEEEPDIVLLDIMLPGRDGMEVCREVRKKYEMPIIMLTAKDSEIDKVLGLELGADDYVTKPFSTRELIARVKANLRRRNTQPAQEAENAPNEITIKDIVIYPDAYSIKKRGKDIELTHREFELFHYLANHMGQVMTREHLLQTVWGYDYFGDVRTVDVTIRRLREKIEDDPSHPEYIVTRRGVGYFLQQHD